Within the Candidatus Zixiibacteriota bacterium genome, the region TAATGAAAATGTCAACGGATATGGGGATGAACCCTCCGGCGGATAATAGTAACCGTCTTTCTCGATCCAGTTTTTCTCGCGGGCATCGATACTGCCTTCATATTCATTGAGAAACTCAATCGTTAGGCCCGCCTTTATAAAAGCATTGACTATATCCGCAAGTTTGTGCTGCCATTCCACCAACTCGTTTTTGATTATATATTCCCTGTCACAATAATCCGGCTGACCGGCGACACGATACGGTCCCTTTTTGAAATATGCCGTGTCGTCGTCCAGCCAGACTGCCCCCACCGGGTGAAAATCCACGATATAAAATACGCCGCCGGGCTTCAAGTGACCGGCCACCACCTCGGCCCATCGTTCCACGTCATGTATCCAGCAATGCGTCCCGTAGGATTGAAACACGATGTCGAACGTCTCATCAAGCTTTCCCTCGAGGTCCAAAACATCCGACCTCACGAACTTAGCGGCAAGGTTCGCCTTCTTGGCCAGGATGTTGGCATACTCTATCGATGTATCCGAGATATCAACGCCGGTCACAGCAGCCCCCATTCGAGCCCATGAGAGCGTATCAAGCCCGAACTGGCAAAACAGGTGCAGCAGCGTTTTTCCCGTCACGTCACCAAGCTCGCGAAGCTCGATAGGGTGGAGGGTGATGGCGCCATCCAGAAATTCTCTCACTCTGTAATCGGGATGTTTGTAGTGAACCTCTGCCATCTCATTCCAGGCTGTCCGGTTCTTTTCATGATCCTCGTGTGGCATCACTTGCGCGCCTTTATCATCGCTGCCAGGCCTATTAAAAAGAACAAACCGTTCACTCCCCATACCGCCAGCTCCGCTGGAATCTTCTCGTTGTACCCGGCTGATTGAAGTATCCGGAACAGGACGAAATACACCAACGCTATCATGGCTCCGGCCGCGAACGACACAGCGATACCCCCTCGGCGGGGATTCGATGCGAACGGTATGCTTATCAGAAGTACGATAAACGATGACAGGGGATAGGAATACTTGAACCTCAAATCTATCGCCTCTCTAACGTATGGTCCGCCGGTGCGCTTCATCAGATCGATATATGAACGAAGCTCCTCGATTCCCATATCCTCCGGCTTGCCGATCTTTTTCGATAGATCCGCCGGCGTGTCCTCGATATCCGGAAGCTTCATCACCGCGAACTGACTGAATGACTCATGAGCCGAATCATCAAATGAGCGAATGATTCCTCTTCGCGCCTCCCACGCGAAATCACGATATATGATTTCTTCGGCCGTGATAATCTGACTCAAACGATTCTCATTCGTCTTGTACACCTTCAAGTCCGAGCCTTCGCTTCGCTCAGTGTTAAACGTTCCGATAGTATAGAAATAACCCGGCTCAATCTGGCGATATATGTTCTTGACCTGCTTGTAGCGGTGTGCGGAGCGTTTTTCGATGGTGAATTCCTTGATCTCGAGAC harbors:
- a CDS encoding class I SAM-dependent methyltransferase; the protein is MPHEDHEKNRTAWNEMAEVHYKHPDYRVREFLDGAITLHPIELRELGDVTGKTLLHLFCQFGLDTLSWARMGAAVTGVDISDTSIEYANILAKKANLAAKFVRSDVLDLEGKLDETFDIVFQSYGTHCWIHDVERWAEVVAGHLKPGGVFYIVDFHPVGAVWLDDDTAYFKKGPYRVAGQPDYCDREYIIKNELVEWQHKLADIVNAFIKAGLTIEFLNEYEGSIDAREKNWIEKDGYYYPPEGSSPYPLTFSLKAIKAR
- a CDS encoding LptF/LptG family permease; the encoded protein is MIKKLDLYLLRHFFISLFVVIVAIGFTIVVINMIEELRDFIDHQIPLVEILEYYVYFGGWVLKAFFPMFILLAALFSVSILARKNEILAMKASGLSLYRISAPLLWVTLLLVAGHFYYSEYIFPPANKKRLEIKEFTIEKRSAHRYKQVKNIYRQIEPGYFYTIGTFNTERSEGSDLKVYKTNENRLSQIITAEEIIYRDFAWEARRGIIRSFDDSAHESFSQFAVMKLPDIEDTPADLSKKIGKPEDMGIEELRSYIDLMKRTGGPYVREAIDLRFKYSYPLSSFIVLLISIPFASNPRRGGIAVSFAAGAMIALVYFVLFRILQSAGYNEKIPAELAVWGVNGLFFLIGLAAMIKARK